One Chitinispirillum alkaliphilum genomic region harbors:
- a CDS encoding type VI secretion system protein ImpJ/VasE encodes MFVSEKVIWKEGIFLQPQHFQQSERYLSSCMQARFSAYNQFYSGFLNFDINTDSLANDSFTLNFAQGVLPDGTFFSIPDSSSPPQARNFGEHFTHDQKSLDVYLGLPLVLSGRGSVTDEKTLVSNARYKTETHNVVDEVYGESSKDIELGRSNFTILFGNESRDNYSTLPLARLTRMSNGQIGLDKTFIPPVLRIGASHTLCNQIKSLLEMLLAKSSSLSQGRKQLKGGFAEFAPHDTTPLALLTVINSYTPLLNNHLKNSNIHPHDLFLLMLSFSGALCTFSSSQSIDLLPQYRHTAPAESFERLTHIIREILGADISAGCINLALNEISPATYTINVPDEKLFDLAAFYLGISADVPEKELIVGSLSRVKISSRNQLDTLIQSAMPGLPVMFNANPPKDLSTKPGYIYFSLNQQNSFWDAIKATGSMALYFPNDYPNLKIELLAITS; translated from the coding sequence ATGTTTGTAAGTGAAAAAGTAATATGGAAGGAAGGAATTTTTCTACAGCCACAGCATTTCCAACAGTCTGAAAGATATCTATCGTCTTGTATGCAAGCCAGGTTTTCTGCCTATAATCAGTTCTATTCCGGATTTCTTAATTTTGATATCAACACTGATTCCCTTGCAAATGATTCGTTTACTCTGAATTTTGCTCAGGGTGTTTTGCCCGACGGAACTTTTTTCTCTATTCCTGATTCAAGTTCTCCTCCACAGGCAAGAAATTTTGGAGAGCACTTCACCCATGATCAAAAATCTCTTGATGTTTATCTTGGCTTACCTCTTGTACTGTCCGGAAGGGGTTCGGTCACAGATGAGAAGACCTTAGTTTCTAATGCACGATATAAAACAGAAACACACAATGTAGTGGATGAGGTCTATGGTGAGAGCAGTAAAGATATCGAACTGGGAAGATCAAACTTTACGATTCTGTTCGGAAACGAATCCAGGGACAATTATTCAACACTCCCCCTTGCAAGACTCACCCGCATGTCAAATGGACAGATAGGGCTTGATAAAACCTTTATTCCCCCGGTTCTTCGCATCGGAGCATCACACACACTCTGTAATCAGATAAAGTCTCTGCTGGAGATGCTTTTAGCCAAAAGCAGCAGTCTCTCTCAGGGCAGAAAACAGCTCAAAGGTGGTTTTGCAGAGTTTGCACCTCATGACACTACTCCACTTGCATTGCTTACAGTCATAAACTCCTATACCCCCCTTTTAAACAATCACCTGAAAAATTCAAATATTCATCCCCATGATCTGTTTCTTCTTATGCTTTCTTTTTCAGGTGCTCTATGTACATTCTCTTCATCACAATCAATTGATTTACTGCCCCAGTACAGGCATACTGCTCCGGCCGAATCGTTCGAAAGATTAACTCACATAATCAGGGAAATTCTTGGAGCTGATATCTCTGCAGGATGCATCAATTTAGCTCTCAACGAAATCAGTCCCGCAACTTACACCATAAATGTACCGGATGAGAAGTTGTTTGATTTGGCGGCATTTTATCTTGGGATAAGTGCAGATGTACCAGAGAAAGAACTTATAGTAGGTTCGCTGTCACGGGTAAAAATCAGTTCCAGAAACCAGCTGGACACTTTAATCCAGTCTGCAATGCCGGGTTTGCCGGTTATGTTCAATGCCAACCCCCCGAAAGATCTGTCAACAAAACCAGGCTACATTTATTTTTCATTGAACCAGCAAAACTCTTTCTGGGATGCAATAAAGGCAACCGGGTCGATGGCGCTCTATTTTCCAAACGACTACCCTAATCTTAAAATTGAATTACTTGCAATAACATCGTGA
- a CDS encoding Serine/threonine protein kinase PrkC, regulator of stationary phase, protein MSTNEFSDHDGLDRTIDESVLGQNKDQNGASDDKQSERINPYTQPGASFTPLTDSFSELPDGKKPIPLGSGIIDGVLGEGGMARVYKIWNEKLEVYRAVKVFLPTAHPDLKKRFETEIKISAKLHHPNIIEIYNVGEFNGLPYIEMELVEGVSLDDIITNHKKIPSEIITAIGIQVAKALDYAHNQEFLLYGETYKGIIHRDLKPANIIIKNNGIVKLLDFGIARPQEVGLHTVAGNIVGTLPYLSPEQMDDTDIDCRSDIYSLGTILYEGLTGEKTFPQATMTSLMKMKATNSYRKFSSFPIEIYTPLGKIVEKSLSLSKYDRFSTAADFKKELLTVYNKMTCDSPEQLVLRYKQDPDGYTPVKKKGNSWWGKFPVKSKYIAAGAVSISILALVTFISIIAYSDKDDVVKTTVITPVNENDDILQSIYSDDPEESTDEESIIEVEDDISQTTDEGDDDEEIQPDRNTTENPVRIGPTPPRETLIDRLKRIHKSNDYLHIGEAEYNSGNYSNAIVALQRTPSSHEGKSRANILLANAYLETNNISQAHQAAQSVQSNDAFHLLTMGRIAFAQNNEHRALELFQLALMRPSEIKQPQLIRSDILYYTAIIYHKRYTDNPTPESKQLAVTGWENLKRMYGSQPGSARYRKASEKLACF, encoded by the coding sequence ATGAGTACAAATGAATTTTCAGATCATGATGGGCTGGACAGAACAATAGATGAAAGTGTTCTGGGACAGAATAAAGATCAAAATGGCGCATCTGATGATAAACAAAGTGAAAGGATTAATCCCTACACCCAGCCGGGTGCTTCATTCACACCTCTAACCGATTCATTTTCCGAACTTCCGGATGGAAAAAAGCCAATACCACTTGGTTCCGGTATAATTGATGGTGTATTGGGTGAAGGGGGGATGGCCAGAGTTTATAAAATCTGGAATGAAAAACTCGAAGTCTACAGAGCCGTTAAGGTATTTCTTCCCACCGCGCATCCCGATTTGAAGAAACGCTTCGAGACAGAAATAAAAATTTCCGCTAAACTTCATCACCCAAATATCATTGAAATCTATAATGTCGGAGAATTCAATGGTTTGCCATATATTGAAATGGAGCTGGTTGAGGGGGTTTCTCTTGATGATATCATAACAAATCATAAGAAAATACCTTCAGAGATAATTACCGCTATAGGTATTCAGGTAGCAAAGGCCCTTGATTATGCGCATAATCAGGAATTCCTCTTATACGGAGAAACTTATAAGGGAATAATACACCGTGATCTCAAACCTGCCAACATAATAATAAAAAATAACGGGATTGTTAAGCTGCTTGACTTTGGAATCGCCCGCCCCCAAGAGGTCGGTTTGCATACTGTCGCTGGAAATATAGTTGGAACCTTACCCTATCTTTCTCCGGAGCAGATGGACGATACTGACATTGACTGCAGAAGCGATATATATTCCCTTGGAACTATTTTGTATGAAGGATTAACTGGAGAAAAAACATTTCCACAGGCTACTATGACCAGCCTTATGAAAATGAAAGCAACCAATTCATACAGGAAATTCAGTTCGTTTCCAATTGAAATATATACACCATTGGGAAAAATTGTCGAAAAAAGTCTGAGTCTAAGCAAATATGATCGGTTCAGCACTGCCGCCGATTTCAAAAAAGAATTATTGACAGTTTATAACAAAATGACCTGTGATTCGCCTGAACAGCTTGTACTAAGGTATAAACAGGATCCGGATGGGTACACTCCTGTAAAAAAGAAAGGGAATTCATGGTGGGGAAAATTTCCGGTTAAATCAAAATACATTGCAGCTGGTGCTGTTTCCATCTCTATACTGGCTTTAGTGACATTTATCTCTATTATAGCCTATTCAGATAAAGATGATGTTGTTAAGACAACCGTTATTACTCCTGTAAATGAAAATGATGATATTTTGCAAAGTATATATAGTGATGATCCTGAAGAAAGTACCGATGAAGAGTCAATAATTGAGGTTGAAGATGATATAAGTCAAACAACTGATGAGGGGGATGATGATGAAGAGATTCAGCCCGATCGAAATACTACTGAAAATCCGGTTAGAATTGGGCCGACTCCGCCAAGGGAAACTCTGATTGATAGATTGAAAAGAATTCATAAAAGTAACGATTATCTGCACATTGGTGAAGCTGAGTACAATTCCGGCAACTATTCCAATGCCATTGTTGCACTTCAGAGAACACCTTCATCTCATGAGGGCAAATCCAGGGCAAACATATTGCTTGCAAATGCATATCTTGAGACAAATAACATCTCCCAGGCACACCAAGCCGCACAGTCAGTTCAAAGCAATGATGCGTTCCATCTTCTGACTATGGGGCGTATTGCTTTTGCTCAAAATAATGAACATAGAGCTTTGGAGTTATTTCAACTTGCATTGATGCGTCCCAGCGAAATTAAACAACCCCAGCTTATCAGAAGTGATATACTGTACTATACTGCAATTATATACCACAAAAGATATACTGATAACCCCACTCCGGAATCAAAACAACTTGCAGTCACCGGATGGGAAAATCTGAAAAGGATGTACGGTTCACAGCCCGGAAGTGCCAGATACAGGAAAGCATCAGAAAAGCTCGCGTGCTTTTAG
- a CDS encoding Phytoene dehydrogenase produces the protein MSNKYDVIVIGSGIGGLTSGAFLANSGKKVLVLEQHYQIGGYTHSFKRRGFNFESAVHSVPMSPHGLIFHLLNQLGIGEKIKTIPHNSMYRSIWPDFSYTLPPYCDDIIRALGSDFPKEKTNIRNVFDSMRSFYESLIDPVKKGSLDETTSYREFINTFQNRSYKEYLDSFLTDDRVRRVFYSQWPFGGTPPSGAPVAYYVLMFMVHAMEGSHYLEGGFSKLADALASVITDNGGAVLTRKKVTGIHVENGLAKRVTTSKNEEYFADLIISNISPYSLHSELIDSHARNKLWLRRLGNLTPSLSSVILYLGLTEDIDDFTKENITFWYAHNDDEAIYSSAKSANCRDEPDHLILLRPAHHVGGPTLTLMNFVRNSCSDNWKTDKHLFAQKMLDKAESIYPGLSKRVSMKETGSPDTFFRYTSNTDGSLYGFENTKSIYGEAKLPSKTHIKNIYQSGHWGKPGGGIWNAVYNGYSTYLMIKGEQKL, from the coding sequence TTGTCTAATAAATATGATGTTATTGTTATTGGTTCCGGTATTGGCGGTTTAACAAGCGGAGCATTTCTTGCCAACAGCGGAAAAAAAGTACTTGTCCTTGAGCAACATTATCAGATTGGTGGATATACTCACAGCTTTAAGCGACGCGGATTTAATTTCGAATCCGCCGTACATTCTGTTCCAATGAGTCCTCACGGACTGATATTTCACCTCTTGAATCAGCTGGGTATCGGGGAAAAAATTAAAACCATTCCCCATAACTCAATGTACAGATCCATATGGCCTGATTTCTCGTACACTCTTCCCCCATATTGTGATGATATAATAAGAGCGCTTGGCAGTGATTTTCCAAAAGAAAAAACCAACATCCGCAATGTTTTTGATTCGATGCGCTCTTTTTATGAATCCCTGATAGATCCGGTCAAAAAGGGGTCTCTTGATGAAACTACCTCATATCGCGAATTCATAAACACATTTCAAAACCGTTCATATAAAGAATATCTCGATTCATTTCTTACAGATGATAGAGTACGCAGGGTATTCTACTCCCAATGGCCCTTTGGTGGAACACCTCCTTCTGGTGCACCGGTTGCTTATTACGTGTTAATGTTCATGGTACATGCAATGGAAGGCTCCCATTATCTTGAAGGCGGGTTCAGTAAACTGGCCGATGCACTGGCTTCAGTTATCACCGACAATGGAGGAGCCGTACTTACAAGAAAAAAAGTAACAGGGATACATGTAGAAAACGGCCTTGCAAAGAGAGTTACAACTTCCAAGAATGAAGAGTACTTCGCCGATCTGATCATCTCAAACATAAGCCCATACTCACTTCACTCTGAGCTTATAGATTCTCATGCAAGAAATAAGTTGTGGCTAAGACGCTTAGGCAATCTTACCCCCTCATTATCATCCGTCATTTTGTATCTTGGCCTCACAGAAGACATCGATGATTTTACAAAAGAAAACATTACGTTCTGGTATGCACATAATGACGATGAAGCAATATATTCAAGTGCAAAATCAGCAAACTGCAGAGATGAACCAGATCACTTAATATTGCTTAGGCCAGCACATCATGTTGGTGGACCTACACTTACGCTTATGAATTTTGTCAGAAACAGCTGTTCTGACAACTGGAAAACCGACAAACACCTCTTTGCTCAAAAGATGCTGGATAAAGCAGAATCAATTTATCCTGGTTTAAGCAAAAGAGTAAGCATGAAGGAAACAGGCTCACCCGACACATTTTTCAGGTATACATCAAACACTGATGGTTCTCTGTATGGCTTTGAAAACACTAAAAGCATTTACGGTGAAGCAAAACTACCTTCAAAAACGCATATCAAAAACATCTATCAGTCCGGCCACTGGGGTAAACCAGGCGGGGGTATCTGGAATGCGGTGTACAACGGGTACAGCACTTACCTGATGATCAAAGGGGAGCAGAAGTTGTAA
- a CDS encoding lipid A biosynthesis acyltransferase yields the protein MSLSEFLQQDKLFNLAQNGSPFQLKKEILSLGTAWFENNPSESNLIEENLKGFGFTPNNQLLEDIRHNIILHYYEKFLGLCLKPAEFKKYLNDRIQGHDHVSTLKESINAGRSVFLASCHFGAVEFIVPYLASHHLPLNAVLRFKTPRLSETVKGRAKEMSSQGDFKKIGFIEIGKPGSAAALEMAAVLRRKEILLSMFDEKTEYSKPVEMFGKKIYGGAGIDRILRFCGSQADLFLAFMVRTEHERYSFTLLKADLANPIESLFKQLEHTAKNNPEQWYFLHEEIPFV from the coding sequence ATGAGCCTCAGTGAATTTTTACAACAAGATAAACTGTTTAATTTGGCCCAGAACGGCTCTCCTTTTCAATTGAAAAAAGAGATTCTTAGTTTGGGCACAGCATGGTTTGAGAATAATCCCTCCGAGAGTAATCTTATTGAAGAGAATCTTAAGGGTTTTGGTTTCACACCAAATAATCAGCTGCTTGAAGATATTCGACACAATATAATTCTTCACTATTATGAGAAATTTCTCGGTCTTTGCCTTAAACCTGCTGAATTTAAAAAATATCTGAATGACAGAATTCAGGGACATGACCACGTCTCAACACTAAAGGAATCCATAAACGCAGGAAGAAGTGTCTTTCTTGCTTCATGTCATTTCGGAGCGGTTGAATTTATCGTTCCCTACCTCGCCTCGCATCACCTTCCCTTAAATGCGGTCCTTAGGTTTAAAACCCCCAGGCTTTCAGAAACTGTAAAGGGACGGGCTAAAGAGATGTCCTCTCAGGGTGATTTTAAAAAAATCGGATTTATTGAAATCGGCAAACCGGGATCTGCAGCCGCACTTGAAATGGCAGCAGTTCTTAGGAGAAAAGAAATTCTTCTTAGTATGTTTGATGAAAAAACTGAATACAGCAAGCCTGTAGAGATGTTTGGAAAAAAAATCTATGGAGGAGCTGGTATAGACAGAATACTGCGATTCTGCGGCTCACAAGCAGATCTCTTCCTTGCATTCATGGTGCGTACAGAGCACGAAAGGTATTCCTTTACACTTCTTAAAGCCGACCTGGCAAATCCAATTGAATCTCTTTTCAAACAGCTTGAACACACAGCAAAAAACAATCCCGAACAGTGGTATTTTTTACACGAGGAAATTCCGTTTGTCTAA
- a CDS encoding 3-oxoacyl-[acyl-carrier-protein] synthase, KASII: MNSDKVYISKTGIMCSLGINSAAVSENLATKAPLTEVKDYKFHQFDSPLSVYKVQDFDPVEILGKKGLRNKDYATKLLLSTMESSIKDIMDEEKEHNRPGLCIGTAFGSVQSIGDFLSDSIENGVNNVNPQEFANTVINAPTGQGNIRYGVRNLSTTISTGFNSGLDSLIYSKDFISCQYLDRLIAGGLEEISYYELLGFIRSGIISKTSSAKPFGANADGVIPGEGCAVFLLENEKEALSDGKKPLVQIIGTASGFDPDIYSNSSDNSVGADVILKALSDAKITADQLDFIASSGSGNPLSDRFESAAISSVFKKETPVTAYKHSLGECYGASGSLITACAIYDMKKGTISGIDEEYETVNEINLVRGTVKKNSRYVLVTSFSCEGNCSAIVLENI; encoded by the coding sequence ATGAATTCTGACAAAGTATACATAAGTAAAACCGGAATTATGTGCAGTCTTGGAATAAACAGTGCTGCAGTCTCAGAAAACCTCGCCACAAAAGCGCCGCTTACTGAGGTGAAAGATTACAAATTCCACCAATTCGACTCCCCTTTATCAGTCTATAAAGTACAGGATTTTGATCCTGTGGAAATACTCGGTAAGAAAGGGTTACGTAACAAGGATTACGCAACAAAATTGCTCCTGTCTACAATGGAAAGCAGTATAAAGGACATTATGGATGAAGAAAAGGAGCATAATAGACCGGGACTGTGCATAGGTACAGCATTTGGCAGTGTGCAAAGTATTGGTGATTTCCTGAGTGATTCCATTGAAAACGGTGTTAATAATGTCAACCCTCAGGAATTTGCCAACACAGTGATAAATGCTCCTACCGGACAGGGCAACATTCGTTACGGAGTCAGAAATTTAAGCACAACAATTTCTACTGGCTTCAACTCAGGACTCGACTCACTCATATACAGTAAAGATTTTATAAGCTGCCAATATCTTGATCGCCTGATTGCCGGGGGGCTTGAAGAGATTAGCTATTATGAACTTCTCGGTTTCATTCGAAGCGGTATTATTTCCAAAACCTCATCGGCGAAGCCTTTCGGAGCGAATGCCGATGGAGTCATTCCTGGTGAAGGGTGTGCGGTTTTTCTGCTTGAAAACGAAAAAGAAGCTTTAAGTGATGGGAAAAAACCGCTTGTTCAGATTATTGGAACCGCAAGCGGGTTTGATCCTGATATATATTCCAATAGTTCTGATAATAGTGTTGGTGCAGATGTCATCCTAAAAGCTCTTTCGGATGCCAAAATCACAGCAGATCAGCTTGATTTTATTGCTTCAAGCGGTAGTGGGAATCCTCTGAGCGACAGATTTGAAAGTGCTGCAATCAGTTCTGTTTTCAAAAAAGAAACACCCGTTACAGCATACAAACACAGTCTTGGTGAATGCTATGGAGCTTCAGGATCTCTAATCACAGCATGTGCTATTTACGATATGAAAAAAGGCACAATCAGCGGAATCGATGAAGAGTATGAGACTGTAAACGAAATTAATCTGGTCAGAGGAACTGTTAAAAAAAACTCCAGGTATGTTCTTGTTACCTCATTTTCATGTGAAGGTAATTGTAGTGCTATAGTTCTGGAAAACATATAA
- a CDS encoding 3-oxoacyl-[acyl-carrier-protein] synthase, KASII → MIFSVYTIIFLFKVDFFFLFYYIHFLILFITFFKGTVSVLLNNKRIVITGLGVVTPIGVGNEAFWKAASNGKNGVLPLELFDATDFKTKTGGEVRDFNAPDHLSQREIDMMGRSSQFAVAAARMALSDSSLDLQNIDTQRVALSMGTTMGEPQILEEGVKIKYQNNDIEKIPSSLPGKYPCSTIPANVARALRIKGPHTMIPTACAAGNYAIGYGYDLIKLGKADIVFAGGSDPFSGIAFTGFNRLLATTEDIVRPFDKNRSGMAVSEGAGVIILETLEHALSRNAPIYAELLGYGLGCDAFKMTIPDPSGSGGIIALRRCIENSGIKPEEIDYICAHGTGTGENDKTETFVVKEVLGEKAYSTPVSSLKSMLGHTMGAASAIEAASCAMMIKNQTILPTINYQTPDPNCDLDYVPNSARAKEINTVVSNAYAFAGNTSSIALRRYQG, encoded by the coding sequence TTGATTTTTTCTGTTTATACCATCATTTTTCTTTTCAAGGTGGATTTTTTTTTCCTTTTTTACTATATTCATTTTCTTATTCTGTTTATAACATTTTTTAAAGGAACTGTTTCCGTTTTGCTTAATAACAAAAGGATCGTTATCACTGGCCTTGGAGTTGTAACACCCATAGGTGTTGGCAATGAGGCATTTTGGAAAGCCGCCTCCAATGGGAAAAACGGTGTTTTACCATTGGAACTCTTTGATGCCACTGATTTTAAAACCAAAACAGGTGGTGAAGTACGTGATTTCAATGCTCCGGACCATTTAAGCCAGAGAGAGATCGACATGATGGGGCGTTCAAGCCAATTTGCTGTTGCTGCAGCAAGAATGGCTCTTTCTGATTCGTCTTTGGACCTGCAGAATATTGACACCCAGAGAGTAGCTCTCAGTATGGGTACAACGATGGGAGAGCCTCAGATTCTGGAAGAAGGTGTGAAGATCAAATATCAGAATAATGATATTGAAAAAATCCCCTCTTCCCTGCCCGGGAAATACCCCTGCTCTACTATTCCGGCCAATGTCGCACGTGCACTCAGGATCAAAGGTCCTCACACCATGATCCCCACTGCCTGTGCAGCAGGAAACTACGCCATAGGTTACGGCTACGACCTTATCAAACTGGGCAAAGCCGATATCGTATTTGCGGGTGGAAGCGATCCGTTTTCCGGTATAGCCTTTACAGGTTTCAACCGACTGCTTGCAACTACAGAAGATATAGTCAGACCATTCGATAAAAACAGAAGCGGTATGGCTGTTAGTGAAGGCGCCGGAGTTATTATTTTGGAAACCCTGGAACATGCTCTGTCAAGAAATGCTCCTATATATGCGGAGCTTCTTGGTTATGGTCTTGGGTGTGATGCTTTCAAAATGACTATTCCAGACCCCTCTGGCAGTGGTGGGATAATTGCCCTTAGAAGATGCATCGAAAACAGCGGTATTAAGCCCGAAGAGATTGACTATATCTGTGCACATGGAACCGGAACTGGTGAAAACGACAAAACCGAAACATTTGTTGTAAAGGAAGTGCTTGGGGAAAAAGCCTACTCAACCCCGGTGTCATCGCTTAAATCAATGCTTGGTCATACAATGGGAGCTGCTTCAGCTATTGAAGCTGCGTCATGCGCAATGATGATAAAAAATCAGACTATTTTGCCAACTATCAATTACCAAACACCAGATCCCAACTGTGATCTTGACTATGTACCAAATTCGGCCAGAGCCAAGGAAATTAATACAGTTGTTTCAAACGCCTATGCATTTGCAGGCAATACTTCATCTATTGCACTGCGTCGCTATCAAGGATAA
- a CDS encoding 3-hydroxyacyl-[acyl-carrier-protein] dehydratase, FabZ form codes for MFDYQDILDNVPHRFPFLLIDKIIDFKANESVTVAKNVSFDEAQFDGHFPGKPVLPGVYIVESMAQTACFLLAKSSGGLDKDTVYYLGKISKTSFMRPVFPGDQLITTVTIEKRFGDTASVVAKAKVENKTVAKGELMFGARKSS; via the coding sequence ATGTTTGATTACCAGGATATTCTGGATAACGTACCGCACCGTTTTCCTTTTCTGCTCATTGACAAAATAATCGATTTCAAAGCAAATGAATCGGTAACTGTCGCAAAAAACGTATCATTCGATGAGGCACAGTTTGATGGCCATTTCCCGGGCAAGCCGGTCCTGCCGGGTGTTTACATAGTAGAAAGCATGGCCCAGACGGCATGTTTTCTACTGGCCAAATCATCCGGAGGACTTGATAAAGACACTGTCTATTACCTCGGAAAAATCTCAAAAACATCATTCATGAGACCTGTTTTCCCGGGAGATCAGCTGATCACAACTGTTACTATCGAAAAAAGATTCGGCGATACAGCTTCGGTAGTGGCTAAGGCAAAAGTAGAGAATAAAACTGTTGCAAAAGGTGAGCTGATGTTTGGTGCCAGAAAAAGTAGTTGA
- a CDS encoding 3-oxoacyl-[acyl-carrier protein] reductase, with product MAGKVIVTGGSRGIGASIVETLALEGWEVAFNYRSQKEHADNLVEKITNAGGKAHAFQADITDFASAGEFINSAKDTMGDVDALVNNAGITRDKSLFIMQPEDWNEVIATNLTGYFNMTRQLVAYFFKNKKGKIVNITSVSGLIGIAGQTNYCASKAGIIGFTRALAKEGAKLRIPVNCVAPGYIDTEMTGSIPEKHLQEIRDMIPMKRMGSAREVADLVSFLISEKAAYITGQVFTIDGGLTA from the coding sequence GTGGCAGGAAAAGTAATAGTAACAGGCGGATCTCGGGGTATTGGCGCATCAATTGTAGAAACCCTTGCACTTGAAGGCTGGGAAGTTGCTTTCAATTATCGCAGCCAGAAAGAACATGCTGATAATTTGGTAGAAAAAATTACCAACGCGGGGGGAAAAGCCCACGCTTTTCAGGCTGATATCACAGATTTTGCTTCTGCCGGAGAGTTTATCAATAGTGCAAAAGATACAATGGGAGATGTTGATGCATTGGTCAATAATGCAGGAATCACCCGGGATAAGAGTCTATTCATAATGCAGCCAGAAGACTGGAACGAAGTTATTGCCACAAATCTGACCGGCTATTTCAATATGACCCGTCAGTTAGTTGCCTATTTTTTCAAGAACAAAAAAGGTAAAATCGTAAACATCACCTCAGTGAGCGGCCTGATCGGCATAGCCGGTCAGACCAACTACTGCGCATCGAAGGCTGGTATAATCGGTTTTACACGTGCATTGGCAAAAGAGGGTGCAAAGCTAAGAATACCTGTAAACTGCGTTGCTCCTGGGTATATCGACACAGAGATGACCGGCTCTATTCCCGAAAAGCACCTCCAGGAAATAAGGGATATGATCCCTATGAAACGTATGGGTAGTGCCAGAGAAGTAGCTGACCTGGTTTCTTTTCTGATATCTGAAAAGGCTGCTTACATCACAGGACAGGTTTTTACAATAGATGGTGGTCTGACTGCCTGA
- a CDS encoding radical SAM domain protein — protein sequence MKITFIYPKFEKFLETYPELAEMPAIAATWSFRMPPAMGIPILINLLPMDIEWKIVDQNIEPIDFEDDSDLIAISYFTPQAGYAYEIGDEFLKRNKQVVMGGMHPSMDPEDSAKHCTSVCIGEADTIWNTIIEDARNRELKPVYKAQQLPAEELIASPKTGIFNIEEKYDWHASLISVTRGCPFSCEWCNVPHYQGKRVRLRPMETVVEEIRALSGQEFYITDDMIMLNRPRLQRYMLELCERIKDFNVNMFLSCSPAMNSDPQFLDALARGGAKSMYTVFASDPFSSRFYGRHPGIWQRTIDLVKQLEDRGIRFFGSFGVGFDSCREDQFDLILEFCHKAGIKTAEFFIATPFPNTDFWKTIQKENRFLHPIDLKKFNCANVVFQPKHTSVEKLRDGFVMLWKEFFSNVNHEESLSAFHQKIDNIIRSREFSTKVKESAAKGLKQLKMEAEVKNNIKK from the coding sequence ATGAAAATTACGTTTATATATCCAAAGTTTGAAAAATTTCTGGAAACTTATCCGGAACTGGCTGAAATGCCTGCTATTGCAGCAACATGGTCATTTCGAATGCCTCCGGCCATGGGTATACCAATATTGATAAATCTTCTCCCCATGGATATCGAGTGGAAAATAGTTGATCAGAATATAGAACCGATTGATTTCGAAGATGACAGTGATCTTATAGCTATAAGCTATTTTACCCCCCAGGCCGGATACGCCTATGAAATTGGTGACGAATTCTTAAAACGAAATAAGCAGGTTGTAATGGGTGGCATGCACCCCTCAATGGACCCCGAAGATTCAGCGAAACACTGTACAAGTGTATGTATCGGTGAAGCTGATACTATATGGAACACAATTATCGAGGATGCCAGGAACAGAGAGCTTAAACCTGTTTACAAAGCCCAACAACTACCGGCAGAAGAGCTTATCGCTTCACCCAAAACAGGTATTTTCAATATCGAGGAAAAGTATGACTGGCACGCCTCTCTTATTTCTGTAACCAGAGGGTGTCCATTCAGCTGCGAATGGTGCAATGTGCCACATTATCAGGGGAAAAGGGTGAGGTTACGCCCTATGGAAACCGTTGTGGAAGAAATCAGGGCGCTTTCAGGTCAGGAGTTTTACATAACAGATGATATGATTATGCTTAACCGCCCAAGGCTCCAGCGCTATATGCTGGAACTTTGTGAGAGGATAAAAGACTTCAATGTAAACATGTTTCTTTCCTGCTCTCCGGCTATGAACAGTGATCCGCAATTTCTGGATGCACTAGCAAGGGGAGGAGCCAAAAGTATGTATACAGTTTTCGCCAGTGACCCTTTCTCCTCCAGATTTTATGGAAGGCATCCGGGCATATGGCAAAGAACAATTGATCTTGTAAAACAACTGGAAGACAGGGGTATAAGGTTTTTCGGCTCTTTTGGAGTTGGGTTTGATTCCTGCCGTGAGGACCAGTTTGATCTGATTCTTGAGTTCTGTCATAAAGCAGGGATAAAAACTGCAGAGTTTTTTATCGCTACCCCATTTCCCAACACCGATTTCTGGAAAACAATACAGAAGGAAAATAGATTTCTTCATCCAATAGATCTAAAAAAATTCAACTGTGCAAATGTTGTGTTCCAACCAAAGCACACGAGTGTAGAAAAACTCAGAGACGGCTTTGTAATGCTTTGGAAAGAATTTTTCAGCAATGTAAACCATGAGGAATCACTCTCTGCATTTCACCAGAAAATCGATAATATAATTAGATCACGGGAATTTTCAACTAAGGTAAAAGAGTCTGCTGCTAAGGGTCTTAAACAGTTGAAGATGGAAGCAGAAGTAAAGAATAATATCAAAAAATAA